A genomic stretch from Empedobacter stercoris includes:
- a CDS encoding DUF5672 family protein — protein sequence MNNLKKVAVVIPIYRDFLDEFEKKSLESILRHFNDFEIIFAAPEGMTISSYSPYLNRINHYSFIYFGSDCFKSIDAYNQLLLDEKFYQVFTAFEFILICQLDVYVFKNSLIEWCNKNYDYVGAPWIGSERNFINLTFEKINEIIRSLKGKKLKNTERLFKVGNGGFSLRKVQKFVEISKEESKQIHLFLDTKSDSDYHIEDVFWSLYVPKKYPNFKIPNWKEALDFCMDRKPKKAMKLNIGRLPMACHRFNQPIPYQFWKKFIE from the coding sequence ATGAATAATTTGAAGAAAGTAGCAGTGGTTATTCCAATTTATAGAGATTTTTTGGATGAATTCGAGAAAAAATCTTTAGAAAGTATTCTTCGTCATTTCAATGATTTTGAAATAATTTTTGCTGCTCCTGAAGGAATGACTATTTCAAGTTATTCTCCTTATTTAAATAGAATAAATCATTACAGTTTTATCTATTTTGGATCTGATTGTTTTAAATCAATCGATGCTTATAATCAATTATTATTAGACGAAAAATTTTACCAAGTATTTACTGCATTTGAATTTATTTTAATTTGCCAGCTAGATGTTTATGTTTTTAAAAATAGTTTAATTGAATGGTGTAATAAAAATTATGATTATGTAGGAGCCCCATGGATTGGTAGTGAACGCAATTTTATAAATTTAACATTCGAAAAAATAAATGAAATAATTCGTTCTTTAAAGGGTAAAAAACTTAAAAATACCGAACGTCTTTTTAAAGTAGGGAATGGAGGTTTTTCTCTGAGAAAAGTGCAAAAATTTGTAGAAATTTCAAAAGAAGAATCCAAACAAATACATTTATTTTTAGATACAAAATCTGACTCAGATTATCATATAGAAGACGTATTTTGGTCGTTATATGTGCCTAAAAAATATCCAAACTTTAAAATTCCTAATTGGAAAGAAGCATTGGATTTCTGTATGGATAGAAAGCCTAAAAAGGCAATGAAATTGAATATAGGACGTTTACCAATGGCTTGTCATAGATTTAACCAACCAATACCTTATCAGTTTTGGAAAAAATTTATAGAATAG